The following proteins are encoded in a genomic region of Synechococcus sp. ROS8604:
- a CDS encoding MFS transporter, which translates to MLAYGLGDAGTGLAATTLGFYLFPFFTSAAGLPAFIAGSLLTVIKLWDAINDPLIGWMSDHTSSRWGPRLPWMFAAALPLGISLAAIWWVPEGSTLQRTAYYVLMAILLMTAYTSVNLPYAALSTELTPDTAIRTRLNAARFTGSILAGTIGLLIAVFVLREGSGGYLLMGQISGTIAALATLLCCWGLAPYAKKAQRPSGNKEPLLKQLRRIRSNSRFLMVLGLYLLLWFGLQLMQVVALIWLVQVIHVPAGIATLLLLAFNIAALVGLQVWSVLSNRHGRIKALGWGSSIWIAACLLSMTLSPLQESSVLSLIPVIGLIMLVGLGASTAYLIPWSLLPDAIDSDPTRPAGLYTAWMVFGQKLIIGLSMSVFGTLLSLTGYISTKTADGALSSVQQPETALIAIRLCMGLIPAVLVVLGLLLMRRWPDRGAHLHSA; encoded by the coding sequence ATGCTCGCCTATGGGCTCGGAGATGCAGGTACCGGACTAGCAGCCACGACGCTGGGGTTTTACCTGTTTCCCTTTTTCACTTCTGCAGCAGGGTTGCCAGCTTTCATTGCCGGCTCACTACTCACAGTGATCAAACTTTGGGATGCCATCAATGATCCCTTGATCGGCTGGATGAGCGATCACACCAGTAGTCGATGGGGCCCAAGGCTTCCCTGGATGTTTGCGGCAGCACTGCCCTTGGGTATCAGCCTGGCGGCGATTTGGTGGGTACCTGAGGGCAGCACATTGCAACGTACGGCGTATTACGTGCTGATGGCGATCCTGCTGATGACGGCATACACAAGCGTGAATCTGCCCTATGCGGCGCTCTCCACCGAGCTCACACCGGATACGGCGATTCGCACGCGGCTGAATGCAGCTCGATTTACCGGATCCATTTTGGCGGGAACCATCGGGTTGCTCATCGCTGTTTTCGTCTTGAGAGAGGGAAGTGGGGGCTACCTCCTGATGGGACAAATCTCAGGAACGATCGCAGCGCTCGCCACATTGCTTTGCTGCTGGGGTCTTGCTCCCTATGCCAAAAAAGCGCAACGCCCCAGTGGCAACAAAGAGCCCCTGCTGAAACAACTGCGGCGCATTCGCTCCAACTCAAGATTTCTGATGGTGCTAGGGCTCTATTTGCTGCTGTGGTTTGGCCTACAGCTGATGCAAGTGGTTGCCCTGATTTGGCTCGTCCAAGTCATCCACGTTCCAGCTGGAATTGCCACATTGCTCTTGCTTGCCTTCAATATCGCCGCCTTGGTGGGTCTCCAGGTTTGGAGTGTGCTGTCCAACCGGCATGGACGAATTAAGGCATTGGGCTGGGGATCGAGCATTTGGATTGCAGCCTGTCTCCTGTCCATGACCCTTTCACCACTGCAGGAGAGCAGCGTGCTTTCCCTGATCCCCGTGATCGGCCTGATCATGCTGGTGGGATTGGGGGCCTCAACGGCCTATCTCATCCCCTGGTCCCTGCTTCCTGATGCGATCGACTCGGACCCCACCCGCCCAGCGGGCCTCTACACCGCTTGGATGGTGTTTGGCCAAAAACTGATCATTGGCCTCAGCATGAGCGTGTTTGGAACCTTGCTCTCGCTCACCGGATACATCTCAACGAAGACAGCTGATGGCGCCTTGAGTTCTGTCCAACAGCCTGAAACAGCACTGATTGCTATTCGTCTTTGCATGGGCCTAATTCCAGCGGTGTTGGTGGTGCTCGGGCTTCTGTTGATGCGACGCTGGCCTGATCGCGGCGCTCATCTGCACAGCGCTTAA
- a CDS encoding DUF1825 family protein: MAFFDSEIVQEEAKHLFGDYQQLMQLGSDYGKFDREGKKKFIDTMEDLMERYRVFMKRFELSEDFQAKLTVEQLRTQLGQFGITPEQMFEQMNQTLERMKSQLEQSEGQ; encoded by the coding sequence ATGGCCTTCTTCGATTCCGAAATCGTGCAGGAGGAGGCCAAGCATCTTTTTGGCGATTACCAACAGTTGATGCAGCTCGGGTCGGATTATGGAAAATTCGACCGAGAAGGGAAGAAGAAGTTCATCGACACGATGGAAGACCTGATGGAGCGTTACCGCGTTTTTATGAAACGCTTTGAGCTCTCAGAAGACTTTCAAGCCAAGCTCACGGTCGAACAGTTGCGAACGCAGCTTGGGCAGTTTGGGATCACGCCTGAGCAAATGTTCGAACAGATGAATCAAACCTTGGAGCGGATGAAGAGTCAGCTCGAGCAATCGGAAGGTCAGTGA
- a CDS encoding type II toxin-antitoxin system VapC family toxin, translating to MQLLLDTHLLVWAMGEPERLDPALVRLLEDPMNTPVFSVVSLWELVIKRGLDRPDFQLEPSLLRQALSEAGWRELPVEAHHVLAVGQLPPLHRDPFDRLLLAQAQADGLLLITADQQLAQYPGPVRRMD from the coding sequence ATGCAGTTGTTGTTGGATACCCACCTGTTGGTTTGGGCCATGGGGGAGCCCGAGCGTCTGGATCCAGCGCTGGTTCGCTTGCTGGAAGACCCCATGAACACACCGGTGTTCAGCGTGGTGAGCCTCTGGGAACTGGTGATTAAACGTGGTCTGGATCGGCCCGACTTTCAGCTGGAGCCCTCTTTGCTCCGCCAGGCTCTATCGGAGGCTGGCTGGCGTGAGTTGCCTGTGGAGGCGCACCACGTTTTGGCTGTGGGGCAGTTGCCGCCGCTGCATCGTGATCCCTTCGATCGCTTGTTGCTCGCCCAGGCGCAGGCCGATGGCCTATTGCTGATCACAGCGGATCAGCAACTTGCGCAATACCCCGGCCCCGTGCGCCGGATGGACTGA
- the tyrS gene encoding tyrosine--tRNA ligase, which produces MTVNRNSLPNWLARGMADLFPDGNPDDGDQALAARLAAAAKDGRPLRVKLGIDPTGSDIHLGHSILFRKLRAFQDVGHTAVLIIGDFTARIGDPTGKSATRVQLTTDQVEANATTYLRQLGQGQPKERALLDFETPGRLEVRRNSEWLEGLDLPQVIGLLGTATVGQMLAKDDFAKRYGSGTPIALHEFLYPLLQGYDSVAVDADVELGGTDQKFNVAMGRDLQRHFGQRTQFGLLLPILVGLDGVQKMSKSLGNTVGLEDDPLSMYSKLEKVGDAAIHDYLMLLTDLADEALPENPREKQKAMALAVTASRYGMEVAHKAQADAATLVAGSGALAADVPEASLSAVNFPAKAFYLLSAVGICASSSEARRQIKGGAARLEGEKITDPNQEFASGFELEGKVLQLGKKTFRRLVP; this is translated from the coding sequence ATGACAGTCAACCGCAATTCACTTCCGAACTGGTTGGCGAGGGGGATGGCCGATTTATTTCCGGACGGGAATCCTGATGATGGGGATCAGGCGTTAGCTGCGCGCTTGGCCGCGGCTGCCAAGGATGGCCGTCCACTTCGGGTGAAGTTGGGCATTGACCCAACAGGAAGCGATATTCACCTCGGCCACAGCATTTTGTTTCGCAAGCTGCGCGCTTTTCAGGATGTGGGGCATACAGCCGTCTTGATTATTGGTGATTTCACCGCTCGGATCGGTGATCCAACGGGCAAGAGTGCTACACGCGTGCAGCTCACAACGGATCAGGTTGAGGCCAATGCGACGACCTATCTGCGCCAGCTAGGGCAAGGACAACCCAAGGAAAGGGCCCTGCTTGATTTTGAAACTCCTGGACGCCTGGAGGTGCGACGCAACAGCGAATGGCTTGAGGGCCTGGACTTGCCTCAGGTGATTGGCTTGCTGGGAACGGCCACCGTGGGTCAAATGTTGGCCAAGGATGACTTTGCCAAGCGGTATGGGAGCGGTACCCCAATCGCCCTGCATGAGTTCCTCTATCCCTTGCTTCAGGGGTATGACTCTGTGGCTGTGGATGCTGATGTGGAGCTGGGGGGTACGGATCAGAAATTTAATGTGGCGATGGGGCGTGACTTGCAGCGTCACTTCGGCCAACGAACGCAGTTCGGCTTGCTCTTACCCATCCTTGTTGGTCTTGATGGCGTTCAGAAGATGAGTAAGAGCCTTGGTAACACGGTGGGCTTGGAAGATGATCCGCTGTCGATGTACTCCAAGCTCGAGAAAGTTGGTGATGCGGCCATTCACGACTATCTGATGTTGCTAACCGATCTGGCCGATGAAGCATTGCCGGAGAATCCCCGTGAAAAGCAAAAAGCCATGGCTTTGGCGGTGACGGCAAGCCGCTATGGCATGGAGGTGGCCCATAAAGCACAGGCGGATGCTGCCACGTTGGTGGCTGGATCGGGTGCATTAGCGGCGGATGTGCCAGAGGCATCACTTTCTGCAGTGAACTTTCCTGCCAAGGCGTTCTATCTGCTCAGTGCGGTAGGGATCTGTGCCAGCAGTAGTGAGGCGCGCCGGCAAATCAAAGGGGGAGCCGCACGCCTTGAGGGAGAGAAAATCACCGACCCCAATCAAGAATTTGCTTCAGGATTCGAATTGGAAGGGAAGGTTCTTCAGCTAGGCAAAAAGACATTTAGGCGATTGGTTCCTTGA
- a CDS encoding DUF3854 domain-containing protein, whose protein sequence is MVSPRLPIDFDLEEELLPRHLEEWTRGSGVAEAIVRANVQSYAGESVHELLIGDRLEQAGAHGQQYATRAVRALLNNRDTLALGGWACHGVDLQNGCHSDTGFVVFKPDHPRTKKNGRIAKYEHPAGIPERIVALRMPGDDDYWARIKANPSIDIVLDESGGKKLGAWLTAGIPALGVPGIWAGTPPLDSADPEPTTGFGYGEMLNRNQAKKEKDRGGHWSTRRWQQ, encoded by the coding sequence GTGGTCTCCCCTCGCCTGCCCATTGACTTTGACCTGGAGGAGGAGCTGCTCCCCCGGCATCTCGAGGAGTGGACCCGCGGCAGTGGTGTGGCTGAGGCGATCGTCCGCGCCAACGTCCAGAGCTACGCCGGCGAATCAGTCCATGAGCTGCTGATTGGTGATCGGCTCGAGCAGGCCGGTGCCCATGGCCAGCAGTACGCCACCCGCGCCGTCCGGGCACTGCTCAACAACCGCGACACCCTGGCCCTCGGCGGCTGGGCCTGCCATGGCGTTGACCTGCAGAACGGCTGCCATTCCGATACCGGCTTCGTCGTCTTCAAGCCGGATCACCCCCGGACGAAAAAGAACGGCCGCATCGCCAAGTACGAGCACCCCGCCGGGATCCCGGAGCGGATCGTGGCCCTCCGGATGCCCGGGGATGATGACTACTGGGCACGGATCAAAGCCAACCCCTCCATCGACATCGTTCTGGATGAGTCAGGGGGAAAGAAGCTCGGCGCCTGGCTCACGGCCGGCATCCCCGCCCTCGGCGTTCCCGGCATCTGGGCTGGCACCCCGCCGCTGGATAGCGCCGACCCCGAGCCGACCACTGGCTTTGGCTACGGCGAGATGTTGAATCGCAACCAAGCCAAGAAGGAAAAAGATCGAGGAGGCCACTGGTCAACGCGACGTTGGCAGCAGTAA
- a CDS encoding DUF3086 domain-containing protein, protein MPDDTDLTTQERSDETAETSSPEPEAPQSDDSAEDTSAEGTSAETTSGSAGEALISLALTELQQRRDALQQDINSLNQRKLQLEQEIAGSFVGQSDAIARRVKGFQEYLSGALQGMAQSVEQLELVSQPVVVQPSPLDQQTISTQEGAPIAELTPAVADTFRPDEALIRTNLERFAEQPDFYADPWKLRRSLDHSDIALLEDWFFNQGGRGAQSSRGNRPRNVLVGSALIAILSDLYGDQFQTLVLAGQPERLGEWRRGLQDALGLGREDFGPNSGIVLFERGDALVERADRLEERGEVPLIVIDAAERVVDIPLLQFPLWIAFAAGPGEIYDDDDELL, encoded by the coding sequence ATGCCTGACGACACCGATCTGACGACCCAGGAGCGTTCCGACGAGACAGCCGAAACATCGTCACCTGAACCAGAAGCACCGCAGAGCGACGACTCTGCTGAGGACACCTCTGCTGAGGGCACCTCTGCAGAAACGACTTCAGGCTCCGCTGGAGAAGCCTTGATCAGCCTCGCCCTGACCGAGCTACAGCAGCGCCGCGATGCCTTGCAACAAGACATCAACAGCCTCAACCAACGCAAGCTGCAGCTTGAGCAGGAGATTGCCGGAAGCTTCGTCGGTCAGTCCGATGCCATTGCGCGGCGCGTCAAGGGATTCCAGGAGTATCTGAGCGGCGCTCTTCAGGGCATGGCGCAGTCGGTTGAGCAGCTCGAGCTGGTGTCTCAGCCAGTGGTGGTGCAGCCTTCCCCTCTGGATCAACAGACGATTAGCACCCAGGAAGGGGCCCCCATTGCAGAGCTAACTCCAGCCGTCGCCGACACCTTCCGGCCCGATGAAGCCCTGATTCGCACCAACCTCGAGCGGTTTGCCGAGCAACCTGATTTTTATGCCGATCCTTGGAAGCTGCGCCGCAGTCTTGACCACAGCGATATCGCCCTTCTTGAGGACTGGTTCTTCAATCAGGGCGGACGGGGAGCCCAATCCAGTCGAGGGAATCGCCCGCGCAACGTTTTGGTAGGGAGTGCCCTGATCGCCATCCTTAGCGATCTTTATGGCGATCAATTCCAGACCCTTGTTTTGGCCGGGCAACCAGAGCGACTCGGCGAATGGCGGCGCGGATTACAAGATGCCCTTGGCCTAGGCCGGGAAGACTTTGGTCCAAACAGCGGCATCGTGCTGTTTGAACGGGGTGATGCCTTGGTGGAGCGCGCCGACCGCCTGGAAGAACGCGGTGAAGTTCCTTTGATTGTGATCGATGCCGCTGAGCGCGTCGTCGACATCCCCCTGCTTCAGTTTCCGCTGTGGATTGCCTTTGCGGCTGGCCCCGGTGAGATCTACGACGACGACGACGAGCTGCTCTGA
- a CDS encoding DUF3119 family protein yields the protein MTPSPKTNSVIISPSPRLALVILLLSAALWPLPLSPWPSLVVGLFGVFLLVQTYILKLEFSEDDLVVWRGQQELRRFPFSEWMAWRLFAPWLPGLFYFRETKSIHFLPILFNPVELQEQLEQRVGPLQQAKP from the coding sequence ATGACACCCTCTCCAAAGACCAACAGCGTGATCATCAGCCCAAGCCCCAGGCTGGCATTGGTGATTCTTCTGCTGAGTGCAGCCCTTTGGCCCTTACCCCTCAGTCCCTGGCCGTCCCTTGTGGTGGGGTTGTTCGGTGTGTTTCTTCTGGTGCAGACCTACATCCTGAAACTTGAATTCAGCGAAGACGATCTGGTGGTGTGGCGCGGACAACAAGAGTTACGCCGTTTCCCTTTCAGTGAATGGATGGCTTGGCGTCTCTTCGCACCTTGGCTACCCGGACTGTTTTACTTCCGTGAAACTAAAAGCATTCATTTCCTTCCCATCCTGTTCAATCCAGTGGAACTTCAAGAGCAACTGGAACAGCGGGTGGGGCCCCTACAACAAGCCAAGCCCTGA
- a CDS encoding DUF1778 domain-containing protein: protein MSPVETTLHAVIEAIDEPRSARMDQRTKPSVKASIEAAADLMGIEASAFVVMSAYARAQEMLRGRQQTLLSQGDHQALLAALDEETTPTPALLEAWQLHQDLVVRS from the coding sequence ATGTCGCCGGTCGAGACCACGCTCCATGCGGTGATCGAAGCGATCGATGAGCCCCGCTCGGCTCGGATGGATCAGCGCACCAAGCCCTCGGTGAAGGCCAGCATTGAGGCGGCAGCAGACCTGATGGGCATCGAGGCCTCCGCCTTTGTGGTGATGTCGGCGTATGCACGAGCTCAGGAGATGCTCAGGGGGAGGCAGCAGACCCTGCTCAGCCAGGGCGATCACCAGGCCCTGCTCGCCGCCCTCGACGAAGAGACCACACCAACCCCCGCCCTGCTGGAGGCTTGGCAGCTGCACCAAGACCTTGTTGTGCGCTCCTGA
- a CDS encoding ABC transporter permease, protein MKSPRWLNRLGSSLLIGGQAVSATTKGRINTIDLFDQLQEAGPGSFLIVIITALAAGTVFNIQITAELNSMGAGSTVGGVLAIGLAREIAPLLTATLLTGKVATAYAAQLGTMKVTEQIDAITMLRTDPVEYLVVPRLIAMVVMAPVQCLLFFGVAIWSAQISSTSLYSIPPAVFWTAVRTWLEPDDLPFMLVKALVFGLQIGVIACGWGMTTKGGAKEVGTSTTGAVVMILVTVALMDVLLTSILFG, encoded by the coding sequence ATGAAGTCCCCTCGCTGGCTGAACCGACTTGGCAGCAGCCTGCTGATCGGCGGACAAGCTGTCTCAGCTACGACCAAAGGCCGCATCAATACGATCGATCTGTTTGATCAGCTTCAGGAAGCAGGTCCTGGAAGCTTTTTGATCGTGATCATCACGGCCTTAGCGGCAGGCACCGTGTTCAACATTCAGATCACAGCGGAGCTCAACAGCATGGGCGCCGGATCCACCGTGGGGGGTGTTCTCGCCATTGGCCTAGCGAGGGAGATAGCTCCACTGCTCACCGCGACGCTGCTCACGGGAAAGGTGGCCACTGCCTATGCCGCCCAATTGGGAACGATGAAGGTCACCGAGCAGATCGATGCGATCACCATGCTGCGCACCGATCCCGTGGAGTACTTGGTGGTCCCGCGCCTCATCGCCATGGTGGTGATGGCACCGGTGCAATGCCTGTTGTTTTTTGGAGTTGCGATCTGGAGCGCCCAAATCAGCAGCACCAGCCTTTACAGCATTCCTCCAGCTGTGTTTTGGACAGCCGTGAGGACCTGGCTAGAACCTGATGACTTGCCCTTCATGTTGGTCAAAGCGTTGGTCTTTGGTCTTCAAATTGGTGTGATTGCCTGTGGATGGGGAATGACCACCAAAGGTGGTGCCAAAGAGGTTGGCACCAGTACCACTGGAGCTGTGGTCATGATCCTTGTCACCGTGGCCCTGATGGATGTCCTACTCACCTCAATCTTATTCGGCTGA
- the pyrF gene encoding orotidine-5'-phosphate decarboxylase, which translates to MRVVRRCCVASSFSPESAERIIVALDGMAPEQALEFAAAVEGLRWVKVGLELFVQAGPEVVAQLRDKGLRVFLDLKFHDIPATMAGACRRAAALGAELITVHACAGSEALQAAQAAAVEGAQSSGQPLPTLLAVTVLTSWEQQRLQRELAISQGIAERVPALAQLSATAGIGGCVCSPLEAAALRAQHPEPFALVTPGIRPKGAAVGDQARVMGPSEALAAGASQLVIGRPITKAENPSAAFAACFSGFSG; encoded by the coding sequence ATGAGGGTCGTGCGGAGATGCTGCGTGGCTTCCTCTTTCTCGCCTGAATCAGCGGAACGGATCATCGTGGCCCTCGATGGCATGGCGCCGGAGCAGGCCTTGGAGTTTGCGGCCGCGGTGGAAGGGTTGCGCTGGGTGAAGGTGGGCCTGGAGCTGTTCGTGCAAGCGGGGCCGGAGGTGGTAGCTCAGTTGCGGGACAAGGGTTTGCGGGTGTTTCTGGATCTCAAATTTCACGACATTCCGGCGACCATGGCAGGGGCTTGCCGGCGGGCGGCGGCACTCGGAGCGGAGCTGATCACCGTCCATGCCTGCGCTGGCAGCGAAGCGCTGCAGGCGGCTCAAGCCGCGGCGGTGGAGGGGGCGCAAAGCAGCGGGCAGCCGTTGCCAACTCTTTTGGCGGTGACGGTGCTCACCAGCTGGGAGCAGCAGCGGCTGCAACGGGAACTCGCCATCAGCCAAGGCATCGCCGAGCGGGTGCCGGCGTTAGCGCAGCTATCGGCAACTGCAGGTATCGGTGGTTGTGTGTGTTCGCCTTTGGAGGCCGCGGCGTTACGGGCGCAGCATCCCGAGCCGTTTGCGCTTGTCACCCCGGGGATTCGCCCCAAGGGAGCGGCGGTGGGTGATCAGGCCCGGGTGATGGGGCCTTCCGAAGCACTTGCAGCCGGTGCCAGTCAGCTGGTGATCGGCCGGCCGATCACCAAGGCTGAAAACCCCAGCGCTGCGTTTGCCGCTTGCTTCAGTGGGTTTAGCGGCTGA
- a CDS encoding N-acetyltransferase gives MLCAPDPVLFWIEAFDHGLHDTKDFRCGSDSQDNFLRRTAKRQQRDGYTRLYVATDAAQAGKPRVCLGFYAINAHAIGVADVPSAAAPRAPRSNLIPGVFLSHLAVDGRQQGKGLGRILLVDAMQQCQRAGQILGVRLMLLDVAGTAGEAERDRLHSFYTSMGFRPLPGRPERLFLSLSSLPPLQSGGLGIRGADAAGSTL, from the coding sequence TTGTTGTGCGCTCCTGATCCGGTGTTGTTTTGGATCGAAGCCTTTGACCATGGCTTGCACGACACCAAGGACTTCCGCTGCGGCAGCGACAGCCAGGACAACTTTCTGCGCCGCACCGCCAAGCGCCAGCAGCGTGATGGCTACACCCGGCTCTACGTCGCCACTGACGCCGCCCAGGCAGGCAAACCTCGGGTCTGCCTGGGCTTCTACGCCATCAATGCCCATGCCATTGGCGTGGCCGACGTGCCTTCCGCTGCTGCCCCGCGGGCACCGCGCTCGAACCTGATCCCAGGCGTTTTTCTCAGCCACCTTGCTGTCGATGGGAGACAGCAGGGCAAGGGGCTGGGGCGCATCCTGCTGGTGGATGCCATGCAGCAGTGCCAACGGGCTGGGCAGATCCTGGGTGTGCGGCTGATGTTGCTCGATGTGGCGGGCACTGCTGGAGAAGCGGAACGCGATCGCCTCCACAGCTTCTACACGTCGATGGGGTTCCGGCCCTTGCCAGGCCGACCGGAACGGTTATTCCTCTCTCTGAGTTCCCTCCCACCTCTGCAATCGGGCGGTTTAGGCATCAGAGGCGCAGATGCCGCCGGCTCCACCCTGTGA
- the plsY gene encoding glycerol-3-phosphate 1-O-acyltransferase PlsY encodes MDFFSLLLGYFLGSIPSGWLAGRWLKGIDLRELGSGSTGATNVLRQVGKGPALVVFLIDVGKGATAVLIARALGLGDWIQVLAGLTALAGHIWPVWLGFKGGKAVATGLGMFLGLAWPVGLASFGVFMAVFSLSRLVSLASVLAAISLPLLMAADSGSTANLVVALVAMLLVLWRHRSNIQRLINGTEPKLGQKS; translated from the coding sequence ATGGATTTCTTTTCTCTTCTTCTCGGCTACTTCCTCGGATCGATCCCCAGTGGCTGGCTTGCAGGTCGCTGGCTCAAAGGCATTGACCTGCGCGAACTCGGTTCGGGCTCCACGGGAGCCACCAATGTGCTCCGGCAAGTGGGCAAGGGTCCTGCGTTGGTCGTCTTTTTGATCGATGTTGGCAAGGGAGCCACCGCTGTCTTGATCGCCCGCGCTCTTGGCCTCGGCGATTGGATTCAGGTCTTAGCAGGTCTGACCGCTCTGGCTGGTCATATTTGGCCTGTTTGGCTGGGCTTCAAGGGCGGCAAAGCCGTCGCGACCGGATTAGGGATGTTTCTCGGCTTGGCATGGCCGGTGGGGCTGGCCAGTTTTGGCGTGTTCATGGCGGTGTTCAGCCTGAGCAGGCTCGTGTCACTGGCGAGCGTGTTAGCGGCAATCAGCCTGCCGCTTCTGATGGCAGCCGATTCTGGCAGCACGGCCAATCTGGTGGTAGCCCTGGTGGCGATGCTGCTGGTGCTCTGGCGACACCGCAGCAACATCCAGCGGCTGATCAACGGCACCGAACCGAAGCTGGGCCAGAAGTCTTGA
- a CDS encoding PIN domain-containing protein — MNAHVRDALVDGYQPLIPALELPDPDDRHVLAAAIQCGADLILTFNPGDFPDHALASYGIGTCHPDPFLLDQLNLDTERVGMAMRQHRASLKNPPKAVEEYLVTLEEQGLIGFSQAVRHYGAEL; from the coding sequence ATGAATGCTCACGTGCGTGATGCGCTGGTGGATGGCTATCAGCCCCTGATTCCAGCTCTGGAGTTACCAGATCCGGATGACCGCCATGTTTTGGCTGCCGCCATCCAGTGCGGTGCCGATCTGATCCTCACCTTCAACCCGGGCGATTTCCCGGATCACGCCCTAGCGAGTTATGGCATTGGCACCTGCCATCCCGACCCATTTCTGCTGGATCAGTTGAACCTGGATACCGAACGGGTCGGCATGGCGATGCGGCAGCACCGAGCGAGCCTCAAGAACCCACCCAAAGCAGTCGAGGAGTACCTGGTAACCCTGGAGGAACAAGGGTTGATCGGGTTCTCTCAGGCCGTGCGACATTACGGCGCTGAGCTCTGA
- a CDS encoding SMP-30/gluconolactonase/LRE family protein translates to MSCRCVLPIAAGLAEGPCWWSERNILLWVDIEASRIGLFDPAAGNNDFFHLPAHVGAVVPTSVGDLLLATAAGLMRMDPSTGVVTLLLDPEVDRPGNRFNDGKCDPWGRFWAGTMAYDFEPLAGSLWRLDGDGRITRQRRQLTISNGLAWSQDRGTLYFIDSPTLKVMAFPLTSSGEIAAEPSICVQIPEDWDAVPDGMCIDAEGRLWIALFGGGAVTRWDPISGQLLDRLAVPCRQVTSCCFGGPHLDQLFITTARREMDAAAIAAEPLAGGLFQADVGVKGLPADPFQVAA, encoded by the coding sequence ATGAGCTGTCGTTGTGTGTTGCCGATCGCCGCAGGGTTGGCAGAAGGACCCTGCTGGTGGTCTGAGCGGAACATTCTTCTTTGGGTGGATATTGAGGCTTCCAGAATTGGCCTGTTTGATCCTGCAGCAGGCAACAATGATTTTTTTCATCTTCCTGCCCACGTGGGTGCTGTTGTTCCCACATCCGTCGGCGATTTGCTCTTGGCAACAGCGGCGGGGTTGATGAGGATGGATCCGAGCACCGGGGTTGTGACCCTGTTGTTGGATCCAGAGGTCGACCGGCCTGGCAATCGCTTCAACGACGGGAAATGTGATCCATGGGGCCGCTTTTGGGCCGGCACGATGGCCTATGACTTCGAGCCATTGGCTGGATCTCTATGGCGGCTGGATGGTGATGGAAGGATCACGCGCCAACGCCGCCAGCTCACCATTTCCAATGGATTGGCTTGGAGCCAAGACCGTGGGACGCTCTATTTCATTGATTCGCCAACGCTGAAGGTGATGGCCTTCCCGCTCACCAGCTCAGGTGAGATCGCCGCAGAACCCAGCATCTGTGTGCAGATTCCAGAGGATTGGGATGCCGTTCCGGATGGCATGTGCATCGATGCGGAGGGAAGGCTTTGGATTGCCCTCTTTGGTGGTGGGGCGGTCACGCGCTGGGATCCCATCAGCGGTCAATTGCTCGACCGATTGGCGGTGCCTTGTCGTCAGGTCACCTCCTGTTGTTTTGGCGGTCCCCACTTGGATCAGTTGTTTATTACGACCGCAAGAAGGGAGATGGATGCTGCTGCCATTGCGGCTGAGCCCTTGGCTGGTGGCCTGTTTCAGGCGGATGTGGGTGTGAAAGGTTTGCCTGCCGATCCTTTTCAAGTGGCGGCTTGA
- a CDS encoding type II toxin-antitoxin system Phd/YefM family antitoxin: protein MKQVNMHEAKTHLSRLVDEAAAGQSFVICKAGKPMVRVTPLVQSGDLAPVSSRLGLLRGACSVPNDFDQMGQEAIANLFEGIAES, encoded by the coding sequence GTGAAGCAGGTCAACATGCACGAGGCCAAAACCCATTTATCGCGCTTGGTGGATGAGGCGGCAGCCGGTCAGTCGTTTGTGATCTGCAAGGCGGGTAAGCCGATGGTGCGCGTCACGCCCCTGGTCCAGTCCGGAGATTTGGCCCCGGTGTCCTCGCGGCTTGGTCTTCTGAGGGGCGCATGCTCGGTCCCTAACGACTTTGATCAAATGGGCCAGGAGGCGATTGCCAACTTGTTTGAAGGGATTGCCGAGAGCTGA